A genomic region of Alicyclobacillus sp. SO9 contains the following coding sequences:
- a CDS encoding YafY family protein has product MVAVPGVNSRRRFLSVMEILQEKTDEDHGISLSELTRELKVKFGTSFEVTDPVLREDIKSLQDHGFWIGEEKAIGYPTRYKWMDRRFGLHEVRLLIDAVASAHCLTVQDSEQLITKLKLLVSQHQAKRLSNRLFVEEHVKTNMGFVKHYIRDIHEAILNRKRITFQYRKFDINKRLVFHRDGFHYVVSPYALVWNQDNYYLIAKQDGFDGVKTFRVDRLYAVTELNESFVEPNFNVAQHVKKTFHMYPGPVNQIRVQFDNSLLNVVMDRFGEKAALRVADDKSFIVVFPAAVSEGLFRWLLTWGADAKVLSPPELAERLRCEAQKMVQSYTLPGQ; this is encoded by the coding sequence ATGGTAGCCGTACCCGGCGTCAACAGTCGTCGTAGATTCCTTTCGGTCATGGAAATCCTGCAGGAAAAGACCGATGAGGACCATGGCATCTCTCTGTCCGAGTTAACCCGAGAACTTAAGGTTAAGTTTGGAACCTCCTTTGAGGTAACAGATCCTGTGCTCCGTGAAGACATTAAGAGCTTGCAGGACCACGGCTTTTGGATTGGCGAGGAGAAGGCCATCGGATATCCCACTCGGTATAAGTGGATGGACAGACGGTTTGGCCTGCATGAAGTACGCCTTTTAATTGACGCTGTTGCCTCTGCACACTGCCTAACAGTTCAGGATTCCGAGCAGTTAATTACAAAGTTAAAGTTACTTGTAAGTCAGCATCAAGCCAAGCGACTCAGCAACCGTTTGTTTGTGGAAGAACACGTGAAAACGAACATGGGGTTTGTGAAGCATTATATTAGAGACATTCACGAAGCAATTCTGAATCGGAAAAGGATCACGTTCCAATACCGTAAATTCGATATTAATAAGAGACTCGTGTTCCATAGAGATGGCTTTCATTACGTGGTTTCTCCGTATGCCTTGGTATGGAACCAGGACAACTACTATCTCATTGCGAAGCAAGACGGATTCGACGGTGTAAAGACATTTAGAGTTGACCGGTTGTACGCGGTGACTGAATTGAATGAATCATTTGTAGAGCCTAATTTTAATGTAGCCCAACACGTCAAGAAGACGTTTCACATGTATCCAGGACCGGTAAATCAAATCCGCGTTCAGTTCGACAATTCTCTGTTAAACGTAGTGATGGATAGGTTTGGAGAAAAAGCAGCACTTCGTGTAGCCGATGACAAGTCCTTCATCGTGGTCTTCCCAGCGGCGGTGAGTGAGGGCCTCTTTCGTTGGCTACTTACATGGGGAGCGGATGCCAAGGTTCTGTCTCCGCCGGAACTAGCAGAGAGGTTGAGGTGTGAGGCACAGAAAATGGTACAGTCTTACACTCTACCGGGCCAATAG